In Brachyhypopomus gauderio isolate BG-103 chromosome 11, BGAUD_0.2, whole genome shotgun sequence, a single genomic region encodes these proteins:
- the LOC143527362 gene encoding uncharacterized protein LOC143527362 isoform X2, producing MPDFDLTQFTVYPTLEQFDDCRKVDLLLVADFFSVDVPRLAPKREIKRILEAQLVKDGILPDRDKSPGVAPSLAQGLEAAEAVTDFMARPSMEPGVYRSYEVDPVLAVKLKELELEIKIQEREAELLRVRGLQVEADRDYPEEVEYGLGETYTLSSEGNLTSTSSPFSREFTSPYASFLTYIYKSSKPNRTLR from the coding sequence atgcCGGACTTTGACCTTACCCAGTTCACTGTTTATCCGACTCTTGAACAGTTTGATGATTGCCGCAAGGTTGACTTATTGTTGGTGGCTGATTTCTTTAGTGTGGATGTGCCTCGTTTGGCTCCCAAGAGAGAGATTAAGAGGATTTTGGAGGCACAGTTGGTTAAGGACGGGATCTTGCCAGACCGAGACAAATCGCCTGGTGTTGCACCGAGTTTGGCCCAGGGGCTGGAAGCAGCGGAGGCTGTAACCGACTTCATGGCTAGGCCCAGCATGGAACCTGGTGTTTACCGTTCTTATGAGGTGGATCCTGTGCTAGCAGTGAAACTGAAGGAGCTAGAGCTGGAAATTAAGATACAGGAACGCGAGGCAGAGCTACTCAGAGTCAGGGGGTTGCAAGTGGAGGCTGACAGAGATTACCCTGAAGAGGTTGAGTATGGGCTTGGAGAAACCTATACCTTATCCTCGGAAGGTAACCTCACCAGCACCAGCTCCCCTTTCTCACGTGAGTTCACCAGTCCCTATGCCTCGTTCCTCACGTACATCTACAAGTCCAGCAAGCCCAACC
- the LOC143527366 gene encoding serine protease inhibitor Kazal-type 1: MNMAVLTCLVILLCLSAFSAEGQSSEPREADCDKYANLSCTREFDPVCGDDGRTYATECVLCNENQKRVEKVKVTYKGECVSS, from the exons ATGAACATGGCTGTGCTGACCTGCTTGGTGATTCTCCTTTGTCTCTCTG CGTTCTCTGCAGAGGGTCAAAGTTCAGAGCCTAGAGAG GCTGACTGTGACAAGTATGCAAATTTGTCCTGCACCCGTGAATTTGATCCAGTGTGTGGTGATGATGGCCGTACATATGCAACTGAGTGTGTCCTCTGTAATGAAAACCA AAAACGAGTCGAGAAAGTGAAGGTGACGTataagggagagtgtgtgtcttCTTGA
- the sil1 gene encoding nucleotide exchange factor SIL1 isoform X1 produces the protein MHIKNGKVRLKMALILWYLCLHLVCTNTEKFPTALTIKEDLDDLNIEEDAHDSDPEDMEVFYPTDKWQTLKPGQAVPAGSHVRLNLQTGQREAKLGEDEGLKLKYWTDGKRQGMVNQNAASFTHQELKEALKKFKKEADDVSIKGSAQDEESVQARFRSMDELKKDMEALDLLVETDVQIMRKLLSKLGSSNSTVDERVTALLDLEYLVHQVDNAQNLVSMGGLQLLTDALNNTDVRLQESAAFVLGSAVSGNPAVQVEAFEGGALHKLLTLLATPRQMSVKKKVLFALACLLRHFPFAQSRFVRHGGVQVLGELFQANGAEALRVRIVTLLYDMITEKELISQHGADDPPGSAHEERLRQYAEVPLLPMLAEQGWCSLVPELLDSPEHDWREKALRALLTMVPRCQTLYQQNPKLITSLSDLQKQYQELALTEENLGEEDGYFKEILALVDSLVGKMHEATMGVDILHYQNS, from the exons ATGCACATCAAAAACGGCAAGGTTAGACTTAAAATGGCACTCATCCTCTGGTATTTATGTTTGCACCTCGTCTGTACCAACACTGAAAAG TTTCCTACAGCTCTAACCATTAAAGAGGACTTGGATGATTTGAACATTGAAGAGGATGCCCATGACTCTGATCCAGAAGACATGGAGGTATTTTATCCGACTGACAAGTGGCAGACTCTCAAACCAG GTCAGGCTGTTCCAGCAGGCTCTCATGTCAGGCTGAACCTTCAGACCGGACAAAGAGAAGCCAAGCTTGGAGAAGATGAGGGCCTTAAACTTAAATACTGGACAGATGGAAAGAG GCAAGGAATGGTGAACCAAAATGCTGCTTCATTTACACATCAGGAGCTAAAAGAGGCTCTGAAGAAGTTTAAAAAAGAAGCAGATGACGTCTCTATAAAAGGCTCAGCGCAG GATGAGGAGTCTGTGCAGGCCCGGTTTCGCTCCATGGATGAGCTGAAGAAAGACATGGAAGCGCTGGACTTGCTGGTAGAGACAGATGTCCAGATTATGAGAAAACTGCTGTCCAAACTTGGCAGCAGTAACAGTACAGTGGATGAAAGGGTGACTGCCCTGCTCGACCTGGAGTACCTTGTTCACCAG GTAGATAATGCACAGAACTTAGTGTCGATGGGTGGACTTCAGCTGTTAACCGACGCCTTAAACAACACAGATGTTCGACTTCAGGAAAGTGCTGCATTTGTACTAGGATCAGCTGTTTCAGG TAATCCAGCCGTCCAAGTTGAGGCATTTGAGGGCGGAGCCTTACACAAGCTGCTGACTTTGCTTGCCACCCCACGACAAATGTCTGTTAAGAAAAAG GTGTTGTTTGCGCTTGCATGCCTGTTGCGACACTTCCCTTTTGCCCAAAGTCGTTTTGTGAGGCACGGAGGAGTGCAGGTGCTTGGCGAGCTGTTCCAAGCAAATGGTGCTGAGGCTCTGCGTGTGAGAATTGTCACACTGCTGTATGACATGATCACAGAGAAG GAGCTAATATCGCAGCACGGTGCGGACGACCCACCAGGCTCGGCCCATGAGGAACGTCTACGGCAATATGCTGAAGTGCCTCTCTTACCCATGCTAGCTGAACAGGGCTGGTGCAGCCTGGTGCCTGAACTCCTGGACTCACCAGAGCATGATTGGCGGGAAAAGGCTTTGCGTGCTCTCCTGACCATGGTTCCCCGCTGTCAGACTCTGTATCAGCAGAACCCGAAGCTGATCACGTCTCTCAGTGACTTGCAGAAGCAGTACCAGGAGCTTGCCCTGACCGAGGAGAACCTGGGTGAGGAGGACGGCTACTTTAAGGAGATCTTGGCCCTGGTGGATTCTTTGGTGGGAAAAATGCATGAAGCCACAATGGGTGTCGACATTTTGCATTATCAGAACAGCTGA
- the LOC143527362 gene encoding uncharacterized protein LOC143527362 isoform X1, whose product MPDFDLTQFTVYPTLEQFDDCRKVDLLLVADFFSVDVPRLAPKREIKRILEAQLVKDGILPDRDKSPGVAPSLAQGLEAAEAVTDFMARPSMEPGVYRSYEVDPVLAVKLKELELEIKIQEREAELLRVRGLQVEADRDYPEEVEYGLGETYTLSSEGNLTSTSSPFSREFTSPYASFLTYIYKSSKPNHSAPDSAPDSAPDSAPDSAPDSAPDSISPCTI is encoded by the exons atgcCGGACTTTGACCTTACCCAGTTCACTGTTTATCCGACTCTTGAACAGTTTGATGATTGCCGCAAGGTTGACTTATTGTTGGTGGCTGATTTCTTTAGTGTGGATGTGCCTCGTTTGGCTCCCAAGAGAGAGATTAAGAGGATTTTGGAGGCACAGTTGGTTAAGGACGGGATCTTGCCAGACCGAGACAAATCGCCTGGTGTTGCACCGAGTTTGGCCCAGGGGCTGGAAGCAGCGGAGGCTGTAACCGACTTCATGGCTAGGCCCAGCATGGAACCTGGTGTTTACCGTTCTTATGAGGTGGATCCTGTGCTAGCAGTGAAACTGAAGGAGCTAGAGCTGGAAATTAAGATACAGGAACGCGAGGCAGAGCTACTCAGAGTCAGGGGGTTGCAAGTGGAGGCTGACAGAGATTACCCTGAAGAGGTTGAGTATGGGCTTGGAGAAACCTATACCTTATCCTCGGAAGGTAACCTCACCAGCACCAGCTCCCCTTTCTCACGTGAGTTCACCAGTCCCTATGCCTCGTTCCTCACGTACATCTACAAGTCCAGCAAGCCCAACC actccgctccagactccgctccagactccgctccagactccgctccagactccgctccagactccgctccagactccatttCACCCTGCACTATATAA
- the sil1 gene encoding nucleotide exchange factor SIL1 isoform X2: MHIKNGKVRLKMALILWYLCLHLVCTNTEKFPTALTIKEDLDDLNIEEDAHDSDPEDMEVFYPTDKWQTLKPGQAVPAGSHVRLNLQTGQREAKLGEDEGLKLKYWTDGKRQGMVNQNAASFTHQELKEALKKFKKEADDVSIKGSAQARFRSMDELKKDMEALDLLVETDVQIMRKLLSKLGSSNSTVDERVTALLDLEYLVHQVDNAQNLVSMGGLQLLTDALNNTDVRLQESAAFVLGSAVSGNPAVQVEAFEGGALHKLLTLLATPRQMSVKKKVLFALACLLRHFPFAQSRFVRHGGVQVLGELFQANGAEALRVRIVTLLYDMITEKELISQHGADDPPGSAHEERLRQYAEVPLLPMLAEQGWCSLVPELLDSPEHDWREKALRALLTMVPRCQTLYQQNPKLITSLSDLQKQYQELALTEENLGEEDGYFKEILALVDSLVGKMHEATMGVDILHYQNS; this comes from the exons ATGCACATCAAAAACGGCAAGGTTAGACTTAAAATGGCACTCATCCTCTGGTATTTATGTTTGCACCTCGTCTGTACCAACACTGAAAAG TTTCCTACAGCTCTAACCATTAAAGAGGACTTGGATGATTTGAACATTGAAGAGGATGCCCATGACTCTGATCCAGAAGACATGGAGGTATTTTATCCGACTGACAAGTGGCAGACTCTCAAACCAG GTCAGGCTGTTCCAGCAGGCTCTCATGTCAGGCTGAACCTTCAGACCGGACAAAGAGAAGCCAAGCTTGGAGAAGATGAGGGCCTTAAACTTAAATACTGGACAGATGGAAAGAG GCAAGGAATGGTGAACCAAAATGCTGCTTCATTTACACATCAGGAGCTAAAAGAGGCTCTGAAGAAGTTTAAAAAAGAAGCAGATGACGTCTCTATAAAAGGCTCAGCGCAG GCCCGGTTTCGCTCCATGGATGAGCTGAAGAAAGACATGGAAGCGCTGGACTTGCTGGTAGAGACAGATGTCCAGATTATGAGAAAACTGCTGTCCAAACTTGGCAGCAGTAACAGTACAGTGGATGAAAGGGTGACTGCCCTGCTCGACCTGGAGTACCTTGTTCACCAG GTAGATAATGCACAGAACTTAGTGTCGATGGGTGGACTTCAGCTGTTAACCGACGCCTTAAACAACACAGATGTTCGACTTCAGGAAAGTGCTGCATTTGTACTAGGATCAGCTGTTTCAGG TAATCCAGCCGTCCAAGTTGAGGCATTTGAGGGCGGAGCCTTACACAAGCTGCTGACTTTGCTTGCCACCCCACGACAAATGTCTGTTAAGAAAAAG GTGTTGTTTGCGCTTGCATGCCTGTTGCGACACTTCCCTTTTGCCCAAAGTCGTTTTGTGAGGCACGGAGGAGTGCAGGTGCTTGGCGAGCTGTTCCAAGCAAATGGTGCTGAGGCTCTGCGTGTGAGAATTGTCACACTGCTGTATGACATGATCACAGAGAAG GAGCTAATATCGCAGCACGGTGCGGACGACCCACCAGGCTCGGCCCATGAGGAACGTCTACGGCAATATGCTGAAGTGCCTCTCTTACCCATGCTAGCTGAACAGGGCTGGTGCAGCCTGGTGCCTGAACTCCTGGACTCACCAGAGCATGATTGGCGGGAAAAGGCTTTGCGTGCTCTCCTGACCATGGTTCCCCGCTGTCAGACTCTGTATCAGCAGAACCCGAAGCTGATCACGTCTCTCAGTGACTTGCAGAAGCAGTACCAGGAGCTTGCCCTGACCGAGGAGAACCTGGGTGAGGAGGACGGCTACTTTAAGGAGATCTTGGCCCTGGTGGATTCTTTGGTGGGAAAAATGCATGAAGCCACAATGGGTGTCGACATTTTGCATTATCAGAACAGCTGA